A DNA window from Daucus carota subsp. sativus chromosome 3, DH1 v3.0, whole genome shotgun sequence contains the following coding sequences:
- the LOC108212804 gene encoding uncharacterized protein LOC108212804 → MPNSHVQCTLILLVALLQGALSFTYNVTNVLPNTPGGIRFDKEIGVDYSIQEMGTINQFIYKLFDQENNPGDRRPQDFVQLYIDVHAADATAVTLGNTINMSSIFIQDYEGDVKWGFTSILYHEMTHVFQWLPNDAPDGLEEGIADYTMLKANYFPPGLAKPGDGDSWDQGYDVTARFLEYCESLLETFVAQLNKKMKDSYNDSYFVDLLGKPVDTLWKEYKQKYHH, encoded by the coding sequence ATGCCTAATTCACATGTTCAATGTACTTTAATACTTCTAGTAGCATTATTACAAGGGGCACTATCCTTTACCTATAATGTAACCAATGTGCTGCCAAACACTCCCGGAGGAATCAGATTTGATAAAGAAATTGGAGTAGATTACAGCATACAAGAAATGGGGACCATCAACCAATTCATATACAAGCTTTTTGATCAAGAAAACAATCCAGGTGATAGAAGACCGCAAGACTTTGTACAGCTATACATTGACGTACATGCTGCCGATGCTACAGCGGTCACACTTGGAAACACCATAAATATGAGCTCAATTTTTATTCAAGATTATGAAGGTGATGTAAAGTGGGGTTTTACTTCTATTCTTTACCATGAAATGACACATGTTTTCCAATGGTTACCCAATGATGCACCAGATGGATTAGAAGAAGGAATAGCTGATTACACCATGCTCAAAGCCAATTATTTTCCACCCGGACTAGCAAAACCAGGAGATGGTGATAGTTGGGATCAAGGTTACGATGTTACAGCACGATTTCTTGAATATTGTGAAAGCCTGTTAGAAACATTTGTGGCACAACTAAACAAAAAAATGAAAGATTCTTACAATGACAGTTATTTTGTGGATTTGTTAGGAAAGCCCGTTGATACATTATGGAAGGAATACAAACAAAAATACCACCATTGA